A window of Diospyros lotus cultivar Yz01 chromosome 14, ASM1463336v1, whole genome shotgun sequence contains these coding sequences:
- the LOC127790695 gene encoding organic cation/carnitine transporter 7 isoform X1: MGEEMRTYTVDEALLAVGFGNYQILILAYAGMGWVSEAMEMMLLSFVGPAVQSAWSLSSHEESLITSMVFAGMLVGAYSWGMVSDNYGRRKGFLITAMVTSGAGFLSAFAPNFISLIILRFFVGIGLGGGPVLSSWFLEFIPAPNRGTWMVVFSAFWTVGTIFEASLAWFVMPTLGWRWLLGLSALPSSLLLLFYSITPESPRYLSMKGRTNEALNILEKVAKRNSTKLPPGILISDCQIKLHEKCTESEDSHLLSVETKEDESANYIESNKEDTSSLSMLLSPKLLRSTLLLWVVFFGNAFSYYGLVLLTTELNNGNNKCRPTELQSNDSQDVSYRDVFITSFAEFPGIILSAATVDKLGRKFSMSAMFFLCCIFLLPLVLHQTPGLTTSLLFGARICITATFTVVYIYAPEIYPTSVRTTGVGIASSVGRVGGMVCPLVAVGLIHGCHQAAAVVLFEIIIFLSGVCVLFFPFETKGRELSDSILSSNRLEH; the protein is encoded by the exons ATGGGAGAGGAGATGCGAACATACACTGTCGATGAAGCACTTCTTGCTGTGGGGTTTGGCAATTATCAAATTCTTATCCTTGCATATGCTGGTATGGGCTGGGTCTCAGAAGCTATGGAAATGATGCTTCTCTCTTTTGTTGGACCGGCAGTTCAGTCTGCATGGAGCCTTTCATCTCATGAAGAGAGTCTAATAACCAGTATGGTTTTTGCTGGTATGCTGGTTGGTGCATATTCTTGGGGCATGGTTTCAGATAACTATGGACGGAG GAAAGGGTTCCTCATTACAGCAATGGTTACTTCTGGAGCTGGTTTTCTAAGTGCATTTGCTCCAAATTTCATTTCACTGATAATTCTCCGTTTTTTTGTTGGTATTGGTTTGGGAGGTGGACCTGTACTCTCTTCCTGGTTTTTAGAGTTCATTCCTGCTCCAAACAGAGGCACTTGGATGGTTGTTTTTTCAGCTTTCTGGACTGTTGGAACTATTTTTGAAGCTTCACTTGCATGG TTTGTCATGCCTACATTGGGGTGGAGGTGGTTACTTGGACTCTCTGCTCTGCCCTCTTCACTGCTTCTTTTGTTCTACAGCATTACTCCTGAATCACCAAGGTACTTAAGCATGAAAGGGAGAACAAATGAAGCACTAAATATCCTGGAGAAAGTAGCAAAACGAAATTCCACAAAGCTCCCTCCAGGCATTCTTATTTCTGATTGCCAAATTAAGCTACATGAAAAGTGTACTGAATCAGAAGACTCACATTTGCTCTCAGTGGAAACAAAAGAAGATGAATCTGCCAATTATATAGAATCCAACAAGGAAGATACTTCATCACTGTCTATGCTTCTTTCACCAAAATTACTTCGGTCTACCCTGCTTTTATGGGTGGTATTTTTTGGGAATGCATTCTCCTATTATGGTCTGGTTCTTCTGACCACTGAGttaaataatggaaataataaatGCAGACCGACTGAGTTGCAATCCAATGATTCCCAGGATGTTAGCTACAGAGATGTTTTCATCACAAGTTTTGCTG AGTTCCCTGGGATCATACTATCAGCTGCCACAGTTGATAAACTTGGTCGGAAGTTCTCAATGTCAGCTATGTTCTTCTTGTGTTGCATTTTCCTCCTCCCTTTGGTGCTTCATCAGACTCCAGGCTTGACGACTAGTCTTCTATTTGGAGCTCGCATATGCATTACCGCAACTTTCAcagttgtgtatatatatgctccagag ATTTACCCAACATCAGTAAGAACAACAGGAGTTGGAATTGCAAGCTCGGTGGGAAGAGTTGGTGGGATGGTATGTCCTCTTGTGGCAGTAGGTCTGATACATGGATGTCATCAAGCTGCAGCTGTTGTTCTATTTGAGATTATTATCTTTCTCTCAGGGGTTTGTGTACTGTTTTTTCCCTTTGAGACAAAGGGTCGTGAATTAAGTGACAGTATACTTAGTTCAAATAGGCTTGAACATTAG
- the LOC127790695 gene encoding organic cation/carnitine transporter 7 isoform X2, whose amino-acid sequence MMGVALFQAWPLSHRIGGRKGFLITAMVTSGAGFLSAFAPNFISLIILRFFVGIGLGGGPVLSSWFLEFIPAPNRGTWMVVFSAFWTVGTIFEASLAWFVMPTLGWRWLLGLSALPSSLLLLFYSITPESPRYLSMKGRTNEALNILEKVAKRNSTKLPPGILISDCQIKLHEKCTESEDSHLLSVETKEDESANYIESNKEDTSSLSMLLSPKLLRSTLLLWVVFFGNAFSYYGLVLLTTELNNGNNKCRPTELQSNDSQDVSYRDVFITSFAEFPGIILSAATVDKLGRKFSMSAMFFLCCIFLLPLVLHQTPGLTTSLLFGARICITATFTVVYIYAPEIYPTSVRTTGVGIASSVGRVGGMVCPLVAVGLIHGCHQAAAVVLFEIIIFLSGVCVLFFPFETKGRELSDSILSSNRLEH is encoded by the exons ATGATGGGAGTGGCTTTGTTCCAAGCTTGGCCTCTTAGTCATAGAATTGGAGGAAG GAAAGGGTTCCTCATTACAGCAATGGTTACTTCTGGAGCTGGTTTTCTAAGTGCATTTGCTCCAAATTTCATTTCACTGATAATTCTCCGTTTTTTTGTTGGTATTGGTTTGGGAGGTGGACCTGTACTCTCTTCCTGGTTTTTAGAGTTCATTCCTGCTCCAAACAGAGGCACTTGGATGGTTGTTTTTTCAGCTTTCTGGACTGTTGGAACTATTTTTGAAGCTTCACTTGCATGG TTTGTCATGCCTACATTGGGGTGGAGGTGGTTACTTGGACTCTCTGCTCTGCCCTCTTCACTGCTTCTTTTGTTCTACAGCATTACTCCTGAATCACCAAGGTACTTAAGCATGAAAGGGAGAACAAATGAAGCACTAAATATCCTGGAGAAAGTAGCAAAACGAAATTCCACAAAGCTCCCTCCAGGCATTCTTATTTCTGATTGCCAAATTAAGCTACATGAAAAGTGTACTGAATCAGAAGACTCACATTTGCTCTCAGTGGAAACAAAAGAAGATGAATCTGCCAATTATATAGAATCCAACAAGGAAGATACTTCATCACTGTCTATGCTTCTTTCACCAAAATTACTTCGGTCTACCCTGCTTTTATGGGTGGTATTTTTTGGGAATGCATTCTCCTATTATGGTCTGGTTCTTCTGACCACTGAGttaaataatggaaataataaatGCAGACCGACTGAGTTGCAATCCAATGATTCCCAGGATGTTAGCTACAGAGATGTTTTCATCACAAGTTTTGCTG AGTTCCCTGGGATCATACTATCAGCTGCCACAGTTGATAAACTTGGTCGGAAGTTCTCAATGTCAGCTATGTTCTTCTTGTGTTGCATTTTCCTCCTCCCTTTGGTGCTTCATCAGACTCCAGGCTTGACGACTAGTCTTCTATTTGGAGCTCGCATATGCATTACCGCAACTTTCAcagttgtgtatatatatgctccagag ATTTACCCAACATCAGTAAGAACAACAGGAGTTGGAATTGCAAGCTCGGTGGGAAGAGTTGGTGGGATGGTATGTCCTCTTGTGGCAGTAGGTCTGATACATGGATGTCATCAAGCTGCAGCTGTTGTTCTATTTGAGATTATTATCTTTCTCTCAGGGGTTTGTGTACTGTTTTTTCCCTTTGAGACAAAGGGTCGTGAATTAAGTGACAGTATACTTAGTTCAAATAGGCTTGAACATTAG